The region TTCAAATCGCGGAAAGGCTGGCGCTGCAATTTCCCAAGTTGGCGCCGCATCTCCCGTCGATTTCATTTGCCGTTGACGGCGAGTTTGTGCCGGCGGATGTTTCGCTGCAGCAAGTGAAGGAACTGGCGCTGCTCCCGCCGGTCAGCGGCGGCTGAAAATCAAACATTGTTCCTTGAAAAAACTGCAATGAGCGCAAAGGAGGGGAAATGGCAGCATTTGATCCGGAACAATCGCACGATCAGAATTTCAAAACGATCTTTGTCGAGAATCCCTGGGCTGCGATTACGTTTGCGCTGCCCAAAAGTGTGAATTTCTTCCGGCATGAGCCGGAGATCGAGGCGATACGGGAGGAAACGATCAAAACTTATTTTTCGGATTCTTACCGGCGAATGGACGTGCCGTTGCTGGCGAAGTACGAACAACTGGCCTTCATCTTTTTGGTGGAACATCAGCACGATGCGCACAAATTTTCGATTCATCACCTGGCGCGCTATGTCAGCCATCTTGAAGAACAATACGAATGCGACGTCATCCCCATCGTCTATTTCCCCAATGCCCCGGTTGCCAGCAAAACCGTCCGGCGTGAGACCAAAAGCTCCTTCATGGGCAAGCGCTATCATTATTTTACCTATGAAACCGTTTTTCTTCGAGCGCTGCCGGCAAAAAAATATCTCAACAGCGCCAATATCGTCGCGCGCTTGTTACTGCCGTTCATGCACTACTCCCGGCGTGATTGGATCGAAGTGCTGGACAGCGCTTTGAAAGGCGTGCTGGATTTGGTCGATCCCGTCCGGGGCTTGCGCCGCAGCAAATATCTTGATTTTGTGCTGCACTATTTTAACTTGGAAGCGTCGCAATGGGAAACTTTTCGCGCTTACAAACATGGGCGCAAAGAAGATCAGGAGGTTGAAATGATCACCAGTATTTTGAAAAAACAAGGTTGGGAAGAAGGCAAGTTTGAGGGCAAGCTCGAAGGCAGACTCGAAGGCAGGCTCGAAGCAGAAAGAGACATGCTCTTGGTGCTTCTGTCAAAACGTTTTGGCGCCATCCCCCCGGATGTTGAAGCCGCTATCCGCTCAAGCAATGATGTGGAACGGATTCACGACGTTCTGGTACGCTTTCTGGAAATCAAGGATTGGCAGGAGTTGCGCGAACTTTTGAACGAGAACCATGATCAAGTTGACGAATAAACCGATTGACGTGGCAGAGCTTCTTTCATATGCCGACGACGAAGGCAGCGGCGGCGTGGTGGTTTTTCTCGGGCGCGTTCGCAATCATTCCAACGGGCAAAACGTCATTGCCCTCGAATACGAAGCGTATGAAGCCATGGCATTGCGCCAAATGGAAAAAATTGCGGAGGAAACCGCCCAGCGCTGGCCGGTGCGCAAGCTTGCGATCGCGCATCGCTTTGGCCGTATGGAAATCGGCGAGGTGAGCGTCGCGATCGTAGCCGCGTGCGCGCATCGTGCTGATGCGTTTGCCGCATGCCGCTTTGCCATTGACACAATCAAGCATGCCGTGCCGATTTGGAAGAAAGAATACCGCCCCGACGGCAGTTTTTGGGTTGAAGGTTGCCAGGCGCACGGCGTCGCTTCAGAAGTTCATCATTCTAATCATCAACGGAAGGAAGTAAGGGTATGATGGTCGAGATCAGCATTCTGCCGCTCGGCAAGGATGCACATCTCAGCAAATACATTGCTGAAGCGGTAAAAATCGTGCATGCCAGCGGCATCGAGTATCGCTTGACGCCGATGGGAACGCTGTTGATCGGCGATTGGGAGCCGGTAATGGCAGTGGTGCGTCAATGCCATGAAGCCGTGCGGCAGAAATCCGACCGCGTCATGACGCGCATTAAGATCGACGATGTGAAAGCGGGAAAAAAAATGCCGGAGGATAAAATTGCATCTGTGGAAAAACTGTTGGGATTCCAGGTGCGCAAATAACCCTGCGGGCAGAGATTCCAGCCTCAGCTTGGGCGTTGCAAAGAATGCTTAAAGAATCCACTTTTGCGAACAGACCACCAGTGATGATCGGAGGAGGAAGCAAGAGATGAGCGTGAACGGCCGGGCAGTTTTGTTTTTGTTGCCGGCGACGGCATATCGTCAAGAAGAATATGAAGCCTCGCGGGAGGCTTTGGAGAAAAAGGGCGTGAAGATCATTGTGGCCTCCACCGTGGCGTCAAACGCCAAAGGCAGCAACGGCGGCCTTGTGAATCCCGACTTGTTGATTGACGCCGTGAAACCGGAGGAATATGCCGGCGTGGTGTTGATCGGCGGGCATGGTGCGAGCCAGTTTTGGCATGATTCCAAAACCCATGAGATTCTGCGCGCGCATCACCGTGACGGCAAGACTATCGCCGCGATTGACCGTGCGCCGGTGGCGCTGGGCGTGGCCGGCCTTTTAAAGGGCAAAAAAGTCACGGGCCATATATCGATTTTTGAAAAGCTGATCAACTATGGCGCAGATTACACCGGTCAAAAAGTCGAACGCGACGGCAATATTCTGACCGGTGAAGGCGCCTATGCCACCACGCTGTTCGCAGAAGAATTGGTGAAAGCGTTTTCCAAAAATTAGTGCCATGACCAATACGCGATTGCCGCCCCCGCTTTACAATGCTTACGGCCGCTATGTGCAGCAAAAATTCGGCGGGCGCGTGCACAAAGTCAGTGTGCATGCGG is a window of Cytophagia bacterium CHB2 DNA encoding:
- a CDS encoding molybdenum cofactor biosynthesis protein MoaE, with amino-acid sequence MIKLTNKPIDVAELLSYADDEGSGGVVVFLGRVRNHSNGQNVIALEYEAYEAMALRQMEKIAEETAQRWPVRKLAIAHRFGRMEIGEVSVAIVAACAHRADAFAACRFAIDTIKHAVPIWKKEYRPDGSFWVEGCQAHGVASEVHHSNHQRKEVRV
- a CDS encoding MTH1187 family thiamine-binding protein — encoded protein: MMVEISILPLGKDAHLSKYIAEAVKIVHASGIEYRLTPMGTLLIGDWEPVMAVVRQCHEAVRQKSDRVMTRIKIDDVKAGKKMPEDKIASVEKLLGFQVRK
- a CDS encoding DJ-1/PfpI family protein, whose product is MSVNGRAVLFLLPATAYRQEEYEASREALEKKGVKIIVASTVASNAKGSNGGLVNPDLLIDAVKPEEYAGVVLIGGHGASQFWHDSKTHEILRAHHRDGKTIAAIDRAPVALGVAGLLKGKKVTGHISIFEKLINYGADYTGQKVERDGNILTGEGAYATTLFAEELVKAFSKN